In a genomic window of Nostoc sp. UHCC 0870:
- a CDS encoding WD40 repeat domain-containing protein, whose translation MDSNAEPPNTQNNNQIWECLPTTSNYVDRIAFSPDGKLLASYHGGSTEMIKLWDVAIGQELYTANFVELLEIAGGSDDFNFCRYLFFKQNEKALDYTWTFLGFIWNLALGKVVSVKALQSPFKAYKWKSVALSPDLKIAVSTNMKTGIINLWETSTEKEIHNFSVGENPRDIYINQFSPDGKIFASLIWLDNFDNDETIKLWEVGTGKELCSIPVQGVTGENKYGGVLAFSSDSRILASNCGDSFARLANGRILRGETELLRNTILLTDVLTGQQLCKFEGVKNYSKNIWGYCAFLGNKVVSLAFSPDNKLLASGDLTGTITLWQIKKGWFKPLTAKKIRTFSHVSKQPIKTLAFSPDGQTLATGHGDNNGGITLWDIKSGEKVQTLAGHAVSASRVCCNGFLDRDQVAVSPDGKTIASSGYNDIIKLWDTQTRSFLRSLESKSHPFPTGKITFSQDGKFLVSVNNSDIVLWEVSTGKEIQSMIPAPELDNFYSPRWSSRTLNQYGDLLAIIEESTTIDSGKLQIKVLQVPTGKTVCSLIGDYGFPSQIIFSPDKCFLATRHSMSKFAIWDIATGRLLRTINTDYVEGDTDPGDPDPVILSPDGKILAIAGTANITLWQVSSGEKLQTINRYHRGWGSCLAFSPNGQTLAFTESSGESNTIKLWDLKTGSEICIVQQTVYRITSLNFNDNGQVLVSSYRDGMIAVWQQKSV comes from the coding sequence ATGGACTCAAATGCAGAGCCACCCAATACTCAAAATAATAACCAAATTTGGGAATGCTTACCTACTACTTCCAACTATGTAGATAGGATTGCTTTCAGTCCTGATGGAAAATTATTAGCAAGCTATCATGGGGGGTCAACTGAAATGATCAAACTCTGGGATGTGGCGATTGGTCAAGAACTTTATACTGCTAATTTTGTGGAGCTTCTAGAGATTGCTGGAGGTTCTGATGATTTCAATTTTTGCAGATATTTATTCTTTAAGCAGAATGAAAAAGCCTTAGATTATACTTGGACTTTTTTAGGCTTTATTTGGAATTTAGCACTGGGCAAAGTAGTTAGCGTCAAAGCACTACAGTCACCTTTTAAGGCTTACAAGTGGAAAAGTGTTGCTCTCAGTCCAGATTTGAAAATAGCAGTTTCAACTAATATGAAAACTGGCATCATTAATCTGTGGGAAACATCTACTGAGAAAGAAATTCATAATTTTTCTGTTGGAGAAAACCCAAGGGATATTTATATCAACCAATTTAGCCCGGATGGGAAAATATTTGCCAGCTTAATCTGGTTGGATAATTTTGATAATGACGAGACAATAAAGCTGTGGGAAGTCGGAACGGGGAAAGAGCTTTGTAGTATCCCAGTGCAAGGCGTTACAGGAGAAAACAAGTATGGTGGTGTTCTTGCCTTTAGCTCAGATAGTCGTATCTTAGCAAGTAATTGTGGGGATAGCTTCGCTAGATTAGCAAACGGTCGTATTCTGAGAGGAGAAACTGAATTATTGAGAAACACTATATTATTAACAGATGTACTAACTGGTCAACAATTGTGTAAGTTTGAAGGAGTCAAGAATTACTCTAAGAATATCTGGGGTTATTGCGCTTTCTTGGGTAATAAAGTTGTATCCCTTGCTTTCAGCCCAGATAACAAACTTTTAGCAAGTGGTGACTTAACTGGCACAATAACTTTATGGCAAATTAAAAAGGGGTGGTTTAAACCACTCACAGCTAAGAAAATTCGGACTTTTTCCCATGTTTCTAAACAACCCATTAAAACACTTGCATTTAGCCCAGATGGACAAACTTTAGCCACTGGACATGGCGACAATAATGGCGGGATTACCTTGTGGGATATAAAAAGTGGGGAAAAAGTTCAAACCCTTGCTGGTCATGCGGTATCAGCTTCTAGAGTGTGTTGTAATGGTTTTTTGGATCGTGACCAAGTAGCTGTTAGTCCTGATGGAAAGACGATCGCTAGTAGTGGTTACAATGACATAATTAAACTTTGGGACACACAAACTCGCTCTTTCCTCCGTTCACTTGAATCTAAATCTCATCCGTTCCCTACTGGAAAAATCACTTTTAGCCAGGATGGTAAATTTCTAGTTAGTGTCAATAACTCAGATATTGTCCTATGGGAAGTATCAACAGGTAAGGAAATCCAATCAATGATACCCGCTCCTGAACTTGATAATTTTTACTCACCACGTTGGAGTTCAAGAACTTTAAATCAGTATGGAGATTTATTAGCAATCATAGAAGAATCGACAACTATCGATAGTGGAAAGTTACAGATTAAAGTTCTGCAAGTTCCCACTGGTAAAACTGTTTGTAGCCTCATTGGTGACTATGGATTTCCTTCCCAAATTATCTTCAGTCCAGACAAGTGCTTTTTAGCTACTCGGCATAGTATGTCTAAGTTTGCAATATGGGATATTGCTACTGGTAGGTTGCTTCGTACCATCAACACTGACTACGTTGAAGGTGATACTGACCCTGGAGATCCAGATCCAGTAATTTTAAGCCCAGATGGTAAAATTTTAGCAATTGCAGGAACTGCAAATATCACCTTATGGCAAGTTAGCTCTGGAGAAAAATTACAGACTATTAATCGTTATCATCGGGGTTGGGGAAGTTGCTTGGCTTTCAGTCCCAATGGACAAACTCTGGCTTTTACTGAAAGCTCCGGTGAATCAAACACTATCAAACTTTGGGATCTAAAAACTGGCAGCGAGATTTGCATCGTTCAACAAACCGTATATCGTATTACCTCGCTTAATTTCAATGATAATGGACAAGTTTTAGTGAGTAGTTATCGAGATGGCATGATCGCAGTATGGCAGCAAAAGAGCGTTTAG
- a CDS encoding DUF3368 domain-containing protein, whose amino-acid sequence MTRRWVVNSSPLIVLTKINQVHLLFELCDEVIIPSGVVREICIAPDNDPAKLWILNEGSGYVRDVEQIEPMIAAWDLGLGESQVLTWIHNNPGYEAILDDRAAKIAALALGMLTRGTLGVILLAKQEGRVEAARPIFEQLIQVGFRVSTQVLESALRLVGE is encoded by the coding sequence GTGACTAGACGATGGGTTGTAAATTCTTCGCCATTGATTGTACTTACTAAGATTAATCAGGTTCATCTGCTATTTGAACTCTGCGATGAAGTTATTATTCCTAGTGGTGTGGTTCGGGAAATCTGCATTGCACCAGATAATGATCCTGCAAAGCTGTGGATTTTAAATGAAGGATCTGGCTATGTTCGAGATGTAGAACAAATTGAACCCATGATTGCAGCGTGGGATCTTGGTTTGGGAGAAAGTCAAGTTCTTACCTGGATACATAACAACCCAGGCTATGAAGCAATTTTAGACGATCGCGCCGCCAAAATCGCCGCACTTGCTTTAGGGATGCTTACCAGGGGAACTTTAGGTGTGATTTTACTAGCGAAACAAGAAGGTAGGGTAGAAGCTGCTAGACCAATTTTTGAACAACTAATTCAGGTTGGATTCAGAGTTAGTACACAAGTTTTAGAGTCAGCACTTAGGTTAGTAGGTGAGTAG
- a CDS encoding UPF0175 family protein: protein MTIQISIELPNDVFSALRSNPENFVQEMRLAAAVKWYEVGMLSQSKAAEIAGVSRHQFLEALHRYNVSPFQVTPEELAEELERD from the coding sequence ATGACCATACAAATTAGCATCGAACTGCCAAATGATGTGTTTTCAGCACTCCGCAGTAATCCCGAAAATTTTGTTCAGGAAATGCGTTTAGCTGCGGCTGTCAAATGGTATGAGGTTGGGATGCTTTCTCAATCTAAAGCTGCGGAAATTGCTGGAGTGAGTCGTCACCAGTTTCTAGAAGCACTGCATCGCTATAATGTTTCACCTTTTCAAGTGACTCCTGAAGAATTAGCCGAGGAGTTAGAGCGTGACTAG
- a CDS encoding integrase produces the protein MNRTQEAFADFQQTAITDGGYLGRMQAVTNQENHLAAKLEVELKAVNARLKAARVNVSVRKSGNSLQLRTTLPIKPGDIDKNGIGTKQYDISLGIPFNFDGLNTAEEEAHELGKLIARKQFQWTEKYLGKTRNKVKAKTIGDLIADFERNYFQTRKRNLKSENTFNSYFYIAQTHLPKDKSAINANFIEAVQCCTSSDSVKNELIKVIRVLCKCSGLEVPELSNLKIKASSTRKRDIPTDAEIEQEYLKFETYSLNRPSKLLTREDRNNWKLWRWVYGMLAAYGLRPREIFVNPDLDWWLSSDNTMNTWRVNEECKTGEREALPLYPRWVEIFNLKTDTAAIELLKTKIIDKITSKQINSARHGTDRWFRFVGIPFQPYDLRHAWAIRAHLMGIPIKAAADNLGHSVNMHTSIYQKWFSLENRKVAIEEAIKKKSKVQELQEIAIELQQENEKLRLENERLRLQIENQELIRMMN, from the coding sequence ATGAACAGAACACAGGAAGCATTTGCCGATTTTCAACAAACAGCCATCACTGATGGAGGATATTTAGGCAGAATGCAAGCAGTCACAAATCAAGAAAACCACCTGGCGGCAAAATTGGAAGTGGAGTTAAAGGCGGTAAATGCTAGACTCAAAGCAGCTAGGGTGAATGTTTCCGTCAGAAAATCTGGTAATTCACTGCAACTGAGAACAACCCTACCCATTAAACCAGGAGATATTGATAAAAACGGTATAGGAACAAAGCAATATGATATTTCTTTGGGTATTCCGTTTAATTTTGATGGTTTAAACACTGCGGAAGAAGAAGCTCATGAATTAGGGAAATTGATTGCTAGAAAACAATTTCAATGGACTGAGAAATATTTAGGCAAAACTCGCAATAAGGTTAAAGCAAAAACAATAGGTGATTTGATTGCAGATTTCGAGAGAAATTATTTCCAAACTAGAAAACGTAACCTTAAAAGTGAGAACACATTTAATAGTTATTTCTATATTGCTCAAACACACTTACCAAAAGATAAATCAGCGATAAATGCCAACTTTATTGAAGCTGTACAATGTTGCACATCTTCAGATAGTGTCAAAAATGAGTTAATTAAAGTTATTCGGGTATTGTGTAAATGTTCTGGGTTAGAAGTCCCAGAATTAAGTAATTTAAAAATCAAAGCCAGTTCTACACGCAAGCGTGATATACCTACTGATGCAGAAATAGAGCAGGAATATCTCAAGTTTGAAACTTACTCACTCAACCGCCCAAGTAAATTGCTCACAAGGGAAGATAGGAATAACTGGAAACTGTGGCGTTGGGTATATGGGATGTTAGCCGCTTATGGATTACGACCAAGAGAAATTTTTGTCAATCCTGATTTAGATTGGTGGTTATCATCAGATAATACTATGAATACTTGGCGTGTAAATGAAGAGTGTAAAACTGGTGAAAGAGAAGCTCTACCATTATATCCGCGCTGGGTGGAGATTTTTAATTTAAAAACGGATACAGCAGCAATTGAGTTATTGAAAACGAAAATTATAGATAAAATTACCAGTAAACAAATCAATTCTGCTCGGCATGGTACAGATAGATGGTTTAGATTTGTCGGTATTCCTTTTCAACCCTATGATTTACGCCATGCTTGGGCAATTCGGGCGCATTTAATGGGGATTCCTATTAAAGCGGCTGCCGATAATTTGGGTCATTCGGTGAATATGCACACATCGATTTATCAAAAATGGTTTAGTTTGGAAAATCGCAAGGTTGCTATTGAAGAAGCAATTAAGAAAAAGTCTAAGGTACAAGAATTACAAGAGATAGCTATTGAGCTTCAGCAGGAAAATGAGAAGTTGAGGTTAGAAAATGAGCGATTGCGGTTACAGATAGAAAATCAAGAGTTGATACGGATGATGAATTAA